AAAATTTCAATTGGAAAAAACTTATCTTCTGTTTTTGTCTCTTGTAAGCAAAGAATGTCAATCTTGTTAGTGACGAGCCATTCTTTGACATGATCTATTCTTGAACGAATAGAATTGACATTCCAGGTTGCAACAAGCAAGACTTAAAAATTTATTACTTAAGTTATTATTATGTAAATTCAGACGAAAGTTTAGTTTTGAGCCAAACTGCACGTTTTATTAATGGTCAATTACTGTTGGCTTTCACTTGTTTAGCACCAATTTTAGTTACGGCAGGGCAAGTTTTTTCTTCTACTTCAAGAACAATAAGAATTTCAGAACTAAAAAATTATTCAATTGATGAGAAAAAAGACATTTACAGTACTTTTGATACAGAAGATCAAATTGATCAAGGTTTACCAATAGATCCATTCGATTTGATGAACCGTCTTAAGCAAGCAGGAGCGATGGATAATGCTACAACACCATCAGATGCACTCGATGAAGCTATCAATGCATTGGATCAGTCAGAGTTTGAAAATGTCCCAAATGAATAAATCACAATACTATTTTAAGATTTTGGTAAATTTAAGATTGGTCACTCATGGCCTATTTATTAAATAGATGCAGAACCATCCAATCCCCTCGGTAACTGATCCATTGCAATACCGGGCAATTGGATTAGTTAGAGGCATTTACAAACCCCAAGATGATGACATCTTTACTCGTGGAGCTCTAATTGATTCTAAAGGTAATGAAATAGATTCAGTTGTGCTTGGTAGAGTCATAACTTTGATTCGTAACTACGTTTCTCTAGAAAAACCTCACCTCTGGGTCGTATATCCAAGATGTAGGAATAATCAAAATCTTCATTTACAAATCACAGGGATTTGGGAACCTAGTACCTTGAAAAAAGATGATGTGGAGAGCAAAGGATTGAATGAAGCTTCAAGTCTCAATGTTGATTCTGATGATCTATTGGAAGGTGATGATTATTTTTCAATAAGAGGAGAATTGATTTTTACTAAGCCAGAAGAAAAGGAGGTAGTGATAAAAATTCGTCAAAAGCCAAGAAATCAGCAAAAGAAAGCTTTACCTTTTAAAGTAAATCTTAAAGGTGAAGTTCCTATTAATTACTTAAAACATTTTATTAGTCTTGATGTTCGTCGTGTTGACTATCAACTTTTGGTTGAGGATTTTAAAATAATAGGCCCTCTTTCTCAACAACAAATAAAAAATAAAAGTAGAAAAATCTTAAGAAATAAAAATTAGCCTTATTAAAAAAAACTTATATCAATGTATTCTAGTTATAAAACTGATTGTAAATTTACTTATAAATGAAATCTATTTTTATTGATTGTAGCCTTGGTATATCTGGAGATATGCTCGCATCAGCATTATTTGATTTAGGTGTTCCAAAATATATTTTCTTGGATAATTTAGTAAGTTTAAATATAGATAAAAATTATAACTTCAAATTCAATGTGGGAGATAGTGAAGGTATCAAAGGAATTGTCTGTACAAAAACTGAAATTCAATTTAAGGAATTATATAAAAGTCTTAATGATATAAAAAACTTGCTTCTCGGCTCAAACCTTAATGATTATGTGAAGAAAAAGTCTATTAGGGTTTTTGAAATTCTTGCAGAAGCAGAAGCAATTGTTCATGGGAATCAAATTTCAGACGTTCATTTTCATGAAGTAGGTTCAATTGATTCCATACTTGATGTTGTTAATGTTTGCTCTGCTATAGATTTTTTAAAGCCACACAAGATTTATTTTTCAAATCCACCTTCCGGGAAAGGAATCGTATCGACTTCACATGGCCCTCTGCCTGTCCCAGTACCTACAGTTCTAGAGATAGCAAGGCAAAAAAAAATCCCATTAACGTTGCTTGATGATATATATTTTGGTGAAATAACGACCCCAACTGGAATCGCATTGATAGCAACTTTTATAGATAATTTTGATAAACCGGATAAAATAAAAATTGAAAAAATTGGTGTAGGATTAGGAACTAAAAATATTTGTCGACCTAATTTTTTACGAGTTCTGCTAATAGATGATTATTATATTGAAAATAAAAAACCTTCATATGAAACTATAATTTCTCAGGAGGCCTGGATTGATGATTCCACACCTGAAGATGTTGCGGTTTTAATCGAAAGGTTAAGGTCTGCAGGTGCTATAGATGTTATTTGTTATTCGGTCGACATGAAAAAAAATAGAAAAGGTATATGTATACAAGCTATTGTCTACCCTAAGTATAAAAATTTACTTAGGGAAGTTTGGTTTAATTATAGTACTACAATTGGAATAAGAGAAAATAACATTAGCCGCTGGATACTTCCAAGAAGAACAGTGAGTCATGAAACTACTTTTGGGACAGTTAATATTAAACAAGTGATAAGACCGAATGGACAGATTTCAATAAAAATAGAACATAAAGACTTGACTCGAATAACATTAAATACAGGAATTCCAATAGAAGAGATACGTCAGAAATTAATCATAGAATTATCAGGATTTTATGAATTAGATGAGTGGTCTTTTTGACACTTAATGTTAATATGATTCAAATTATAAGAAATAATATTGTTTTAGTAATGATCTCTAAAATCAATATTAAACTTTTGATAACATTAATTTGTTTTGCATTTCTTGGTACTTCAATATATGGAAATCTTGAGTCTTTATCTAATCAGACAATTGGTAGGCAACAGATCTTATGGTTATTAGGAGCTGTTTTAATTAGTTTTTTAAGTATAATTATTAACGCATATGCATGGAAACTTCTAATAAATAACATTGGTTGTAATACTAATAAGTTGAATATAATAAAAATATTTTTGGCTTCAAATATATATAAATATTTACCTGGAGGGATATGGCATTTTGTATCTAGATTTAATACTTTGCGATTGGAATTATCAACTGAAAAATCAATAGAATCTATTTTATTGGAACCATTGTTAATGCTGGTTGCAGGTCTAATTTTTATACCTTTTGCGAGTTATAATATATTAATCTTTATATTTTGCTGGTCATCTACTTTATTCTTTTTGCCAGTATTTAGACAATTTTTAATTAAAAAATTGTCTGCAATGAAGGCAAATTTTTTAATTAAGATTGATCAACCTAAAGATAGAGAATTAGCTAAAAATAATCAGAATATTTCAATAAGGATGTTTTATCCCTATAAACCATTATTTGTAGAAATTATATTTGTTTTATCTCGCTTTCTGGGTTTTTTATGTTGTATGAATGCATTTTCTATTGGGTCATTAATTTCTCAGGGTCAATTAATATCTACCTTTTCTTTAGCATGGATAATTGGCCTTATAGTACCTGCAGCACCAGGGGGTTTAGGTGTCTTTGAATCTGTGATTCTATATAGCCTTGGTTCCCATTTACCAGAAGCACCTCTCTTGGCTTCATTGCTTTTCTATCGTCTTGTTTCAACAATCTCTGATATCTTAGCAGCTTTAATTTATCCAGTAAAAAAATTATTTAAAGTTTAAATTCTATGTTAATTACTTCTGTTATTTAAGCTTGGTATTAAGGCCATAGAGGCTATTAACC
The sequence above is drawn from the Prochlorococcus marinus str. MIT 1013 genome and encodes:
- the larC gene encoding nickel pincer cofactor biosynthesis protein LarC, encoding MKSIFIDCSLGISGDMLASALFDLGVPKYIFLDNLVSLNIDKNYNFKFNVGDSEGIKGIVCTKTEIQFKELYKSLNDIKNLLLGSNLNDYVKKKSIRVFEILAEAEAIVHGNQISDVHFHEVGSIDSILDVVNVCSAIDFLKPHKIYFSNPPSGKGIVSTSHGPLPVPVPTVLEIARQKKIPLTLLDDIYFGEITTPTGIALIATFIDNFDKPDKIKIEKIGVGLGTKNICRPNFLRVLLIDDYYIENKKPSYETIISQEAWIDDSTPEDVAVLIERLRSAGAIDVICYSVDMKKNRKGICIQAIVYPKYKNLLREVWFNYSTTIGIRENNISRWILPRRTVSHETTFGTVNIKQVIRPNGQISIKIEHKDLTRITLNTGIPIEEIRQKLIIELSGFYELDEWSF
- a CDS encoding lysylphosphatidylglycerol synthase transmembrane domain-containing protein, translating into MISKINIKLLITLICFAFLGTSIYGNLESLSNQTIGRQQILWLLGAVLISFLSIIINAYAWKLLINNIGCNTNKLNIIKIFLASNIYKYLPGGIWHFVSRFNTLRLELSTEKSIESILLEPLLMLVAGLIFIPFASYNILIFIFCWSSTLFFLPVFRQFLIKKLSAMKANFLIKIDQPKDRELAKNNQNISIRMFYPYKPLFVEIIFVLSRFLGFLCCMNAFSIGSLISQGQLISTFSLAWIIGLIVPAAPGGLGVFESVILYSLGSHLPEAPLLASLLFYRLVSTISDILAALIYPVKKLFKV